From the genome of Fundidesulfovibrio magnetotacticus, one region includes:
- a CDS encoding ABC transporter permease, with protein MPSAASWFSTAASSEALARAARLRRVLGMAWGALWAFKLRSVFVILAVALGIAALTIIIASVDGARRKTLEIVEWFGPDAVLIFGGNIETRAVGQRTLTLTWADALSIERSLPGAYLVVPMRSKAQLTLRNGNRNMVTPVVVGATGDYAQAWNWPLAEGRDLSEEDVKHSAKVCLIGDNPARELFGDESPIGKVILVQDLPVQVVGRLSYRGFAPGGGGSSVDDRLIMPISTLTQRFHLERNYFRALRVKFLEPEFMDSHIDGLRSLLRHNHGLRPEDPDDFSIISASEVLKFLSMITGGIMVFLGITAGAAMLVGGFVLANLLFLSVSERREEIGLKKALGATSTAITVQFLAEAVLLTLIGAIVGIALGVAMGQLLAGLGVLEIRLSGKLFALGLASALAIALIFGLKPARGAAALDPIEALRGGG; from the coding sequence ATGCCAAGCGCCGCGTCCTGGTTCTCGACGGCCGCATCGAGTGAGGCCCTGGCCCGGGCCGCGCGCCTCCGGCGCGTGCTGGGCATGGCCTGGGGCGCTTTGTGGGCCTTCAAGCTGCGCTCCGTCTTCGTGATCCTGGCCGTGGCCCTGGGCATCGCGGCGCTCACCATCATCATCGCCTCGGTGGACGGCGCGCGCCGCAAGACCCTGGAAATCGTGGAATGGTTCGGCCCCGACGCAGTGCTCATCTTCGGCGGAAACATTGAGACGCGCGCCGTGGGGCAGCGCACCCTCACCCTCACCTGGGCAGACGCCCTCTCCATCGAACGCTCCCTGCCCGGGGCCTACCTGGTGGTGCCCATGCGCTCCAAGGCCCAGTTGACCCTGCGCAACGGCAACCGCAACATGGTCACCCCCGTGGTTGTCGGGGCCACGGGCGACTACGCCCAGGCCTGGAACTGGCCCCTGGCCGAAGGGCGCGATCTCTCCGAGGAGGACGTGAAGCACTCGGCCAAGGTCTGCCTCATCGGCGACAACCCCGCGCGCGAACTCTTCGGGGACGAATCGCCCATAGGCAAGGTGATCCTCGTGCAGGACCTGCCCGTGCAGGTGGTGGGCAGGCTCTCCTACAGGGGCTTCGCGCCCGGCGGCGGCGGAAGCTCCGTGGACGACCGCCTCATCATGCCCATCTCCACGCTGACCCAGCGCTTCCACCTGGAGCGCAACTACTTCCGCGCCCTGCGCGTGAAGTTCCTCGAACCCGAGTTCATGGACTCCCACATCGACGGCCTGCGCTCGCTCCTGCGCCACAACCACGGCCTGCGCCCCGAGGACCCGGACGACTTCTCCATCATCTCCGCCAGCGAGGTGCTCAAGTTCCTGAGCATGATCACCGGGGGCATCATGGTCTTCCTGGGCATCACGGCCGGGGCGGCCATGCTGGTGGGCGGCTTCGTGTTGGCCAACCTGCTCTTCCTCTCGGTAAGCGAGCGGCGCGAGGAGATCGGGCTCAAGAAGGCCCTGGGGGCCACCTCCACGGCCATCACGGTGCAGTTCCTGGCCGAGGCGGTGCTGCTCACGCTGATCGGGGCCATCGTGGGCATCGCCCTGGGCGTGGCCATGGGACAGCTCCTGGCGGGCCTGGGGGTGCTGGAGATCCGCCTCTCGGGCAAGCTCTTCGCCCTGGGCCTGGCCTCGGCCCTGGCCATCGCCCTGATCTTCGGGCTCAAGCCCGCGCGCGGCGCGGCCGCCCTGGACCCCATCGAGGCCCTGCGCGGCGGCGGATAG
- the hflC gene encoding protease modulator HflC, with protein sequence MRRLLFLGIGAALAAIVALQSVFTVDEGQQAIVLQLGKPVRDTLGPGLHFKIPFIQNVAVIDSRVLNYEANPADVLTKDKKTLLVDNFAKWRIVNPLQFYRTLRTTERAKSRLDDLIYAEVRVAIGSYTMEEVVSSRRAEIMAIVTSNVNDTVKNFGLQIMDVRVKRTDLPPQNEKAIFGRMRAERERQAKLYRSEGQEEAAKIKSGADRERTVLLAEAAREAEVLRGQGDAEATATYAASLGRSPEFYSFMRSLEAYRKSFKDNARVIMTPGSGYMKYLK encoded by the coding sequence ATGCGCCGCCTTCTCTTCCTGGGCATCGGCGCGGCCCTGGCCGCCATCGTCGCCCTCCAGAGCGTGTTCACCGTGGACGAGGGCCAGCAGGCCATCGTGCTCCAGCTGGGCAAGCCCGTGCGCGACACCCTCGGCCCCGGGCTGCACTTCAAGATCCCCTTCATCCAGAACGTGGCCGTCATCGACTCGCGCGTGCTCAACTACGAGGCCAACCCCGCCGACGTGCTCACCAAGGACAAGAAAACCCTCCTGGTGGACAACTTCGCCAAATGGCGCATCGTCAACCCGCTCCAGTTCTACCGCACCCTGCGCACCACCGAGCGCGCCAAGTCCCGCCTGGACGACCTGATCTACGCCGAGGTGCGCGTGGCCATCGGCAGCTACACCATGGAAGAAGTGGTTTCCTCCCGGCGCGCCGAGATCATGGCCATCGTCACCAGCAACGTGAACGACACCGTGAAGAACTTCGGGCTCCAGATCATGGACGTGCGCGTCAAACGCACCGACCTGCCCCCCCAGAACGAGAAGGCCATCTTCGGGCGCATGCGCGCGGAGCGCGAACGCCAGGCCAAACTCTACCGCTCCGAGGGCCAGGAAGAGGCCGCCAAGATCAAGTCCGGGGCCGACAGGGAGCGCACCGTGCTCCTGGCGGAAGCCGCCCGCGAGGCAGAAGTGCTGCGCGGCCAGGGCGACGCCGAGGCCACGGCCACCTACGCGGCCTCCCTGGGGCGCTCGCCGGAGTTCTACTCCTTCATGCGCAGCCTCGAAGCCTACCGCAAATCCTTCAAGGACAACGCCCGCGTGATCATGACCCCGGGCTCGGGCTACATGAAATATCTCAAATAG
- a CDS encoding PqqD family protein, with amino-acid sequence MWPWKRKPPPPAPEEPGREERLAMRPARNRMVREERLEGGLARLTYLSAYRPWFAGLARRMGAWDGRPLQKKLELDELGTFCWDLIDGERTVKDMALALGERYGVPAREAELSVAAFLRELGRRGLIGVRE; translated from the coding sequence ATGTGGCCCTGGAAACGTAAGCCCCCGCCGCCCGCCCCCGAGGAGCCGGGGCGCGAGGAGCGCCTGGCCATGCGACCGGCGCGCAACCGCATGGTGCGCGAGGAACGCCTGGAAGGCGGCCTGGCGCGCCTGACGTACCTTTCGGCCTACAGGCCGTGGTTCGCGGGCCTTGCCCGGCGCATGGGGGCCTGGGACGGCAGGCCCCTGCAAAAAAAGCTGGAGCTGGACGAGCTGGGCACGTTCTGCTGGGATTTGATCGACGGCGAGCGCACGGTGAAGGATATGGCCCTGGCCCTGGGCGAGCGCTACGGCGTGCCCGCCCGCGAGGCCGAACTCTCCGTGGCGGCCTTCCTGCGGGAACTGGGCCGGCGGGGGCTCATCGGGGTGCGGGAGTAG
- a CDS encoding metallophosphoesterase produces MTLLGFRGVHPLALLFLPAALAAVFGGFWLLRRHRAALGAPALRIWLAAWIASALGAACFFPLVRAAHAKYLLIYYLCVLACFAALTLGLALKISLGRAAASHLPARRRLLAGGLLACAGAACTKALAETSAGEAVVEERRIRLERHPEAHRGRELRLSMVTDLHAGFFLPQAHLAQALRHVEAFAPDAVLFGGDLVEYELEHLAETEHFLRELARVAPVFAVLGNHDIYVDGGRVARFLSVCGARVLRGESVPLAGPWGRFTLAGLRDAYEPERSWRCLEGQDPATTLMLAHNPQMALAAPEGLAPWLTLSGHTHGGQLRLPVIGAAINQADRRIGPGLGTVDGRRMVVSAGLGYAGLPVRLACPPDVTHVVIA; encoded by the coding sequence ATGACCCTGCTCGGCTTTCGCGGCGTCCACCCCCTCGCTCTCCTCTTCCTCCCGGCGGCCCTGGCGGCCGTGTTCGGGGGCTTCTGGCTTTTGCGCCGCCATCGCGCGGCCCTGGGCGCCCCGGCGCTCCGCATCTGGCTGGCGGCCTGGATCGCCTCGGCCCTGGGCGCGGCGTGCTTTTTCCCGCTGGTGCGCGCGGCCCACGCCAAATACCTGCTCATCTACTATCTGTGCGTGCTGGCGTGCTTCGCGGCCCTCACCCTGGGCCTGGCCCTGAAGATCTCCCTGGGCCGCGCCGCCGCTTCGCATCTGCCCGCGCGCCGCCGCCTGCTGGCCGGGGGGCTTCTGGCCTGCGCGGGGGCCGCCTGCACCAAGGCCCTGGCCGAAACCTCCGCCGGGGAAGCCGTGGTGGAAGAACGCAGGATCCGGCTGGAGCGCCATCCCGAGGCCCACCGGGGCCGCGAGCTGCGCCTGAGCATGGTCACGGACCTCCACGCCGGGTTCTTCCTGCCCCAGGCGCACTTGGCGCAGGCCCTGCGCCACGTGGAGGCCTTCGCTCCCGACGCCGTGCTCTTCGGCGGCGACCTGGTGGAGTACGAGCTGGAGCACCTGGCCGAAACCGAGCATTTCCTGCGCGAACTGGCGCGCGTCGCCCCCGTCTTCGCGGTGCTGGGCAACCACGACATCTACGTGGACGGCGGGCGCGTGGCGCGCTTCCTGTCCGTGTGCGGGGCGCGAGTGCTGCGCGGCGAGTCCGTGCCCCTGGCCGGTCCCTGGGGACGCTTCACCCTGGCGGGCCTGCGCGACGCCTACGAGCCCGAACGCTCCTGGCGCTGCCTGGAGGGCCAGGACCCCGCCACCACACTCATGCTGGCCCACAATCCCCAGATGGCCCTGGCCGCCCCCGAGGGCCTGGCCCCGTGGCTCACCCTCTCGGGCCACACCCACGGCGGCCAGCTGCGCCTTCCCGTGATCGGCGCGGCCATCAACCAGGCCGACCGTCGCATCGGACCGGGCCTGGGCACCGTGGACGGCAGGCGCATGGTCGTCTCGGCGGGCCTGGGCTATGCCGGGCTGCCGGTGCGCCTGGCCTGTCCGCCGGACGTGACCCACGTCGTGATCGCATGA
- a CDS encoding substrate-binding periplasmic protein yields the protein MLARGLLAALALALATLLGPTRLQAQHPAGVSGQLSLATLETYPWAWQEGNATPPEGFLPDVVRELERRTGVAVQVHLMPFARLTPELESGRQDCAVFAWNKAAGAFALRGQTVAVHPVGVLPARSVTLGSYADLKGLTVAVLRGLRFAEPFQSDASVRKDEDPDYKTSLNKLALGRVDGVAGSVPTIRAVARSLGMLRQLGEPLVLDTYEIVLQISRNSGRIALARRLDQALADMRADGTLARIESVYYP from the coding sequence ATGCTCGCGCGGGGCCTTCTGGCGGCCCTGGCCCTCGCGCTGGCGACGCTCCTCGGCCCAACCCGGCTCCAGGCCCAGCACCCGGCGGGCGTCTCGGGACAACTCTCCCTGGCCACCCTGGAGACCTACCCCTGGGCCTGGCAGGAGGGCAACGCCACCCCTCCCGAGGGATTCCTGCCCGACGTGGTCCGCGAACTGGAGCGGCGCACCGGCGTCGCCGTCCAGGTGCACCTCATGCCCTTCGCCCGCCTGACCCCGGAGCTGGAATCCGGCCGCCAGGACTGCGCCGTGTTCGCCTGGAACAAGGCCGCCGGGGCCTTCGCCTTGCGCGGCCAGACGGTGGCTGTCCACCCCGTGGGCGTGCTCCCGGCCAGGAGCGTCACCCTCGGGAGCTATGCCGACCTCAAGGGGCTCACCGTGGCGGTGCTGCGCGGCCTGCGCTTCGCGGAGCCCTTCCAGAGCGACGCCTCCGTCCGCAAGGACGAGGACCCCGACTACAAGACCTCCCTGAACAAGCTGGCCCTGGGCCGCGTGGACGGCGTGGCGGGCTCCGTGCCCACCATCCGGGCCGTGGCCCGCAGCCTGGGCATGCTGCGCCAGCTGGGCGAGCCGCTCGTGCTGGACACCTACGAAATCGTCCTCCAGATCTCCCGCAATTCCGGCCGGATCGCGCTGGCCCGCCGCCTCGACCAGGCCCTGGCGGACATGCGCGCCGACGGGACCCTCGCACGCATCGAAAGCGTCTACTACCCTTGA
- a CDS encoding phosphomannomutase/phosphoglucomutase: protein MKPIVPDIFRAYDIRGIVDKDFDPAWVEVFGRACAAYFLEKGYRRAVVGHDARLSSPVYQERLAKGMTDSGLDVTLLGMVSTPVCYFACKHLGTDAGVMITASHNPPQFNGFKVIAGPATIHGVEIQALYRTMAAGKFPEGKGVATRHDIAPAYVEALSKGTRFTRPLKVVVDGGNGAGGPVTVDVLRAAGARVIPLFCEPDGNFPNHHPDPVVEANMETLKARVLAEGADCGIGLDGDGDRLGVVDETGRLLYGDQLLAIYAREVLKDLPGATVIGEVKCSHLAYRDIAAHGGDAVMGATGHSLIKARMLETGAKLAGEMSGHMFFADRYYGYDDATYAALRFLEVLDRNPDAKASGLLADWPRTCNTPEIRFDCPDAIKFKVVERAQAHFRALYDMIDVDGARIVFPDGWGLVRASNTQPVLVLRFEAESEERLAEIRALVETPLSAWIAEMS, encoded by the coding sequence ATGAAACCCATCGTCCCCGACATTTTCCGTGCATACGACATCCGAGGCATCGTGGACAAGGACTTTGACCCGGCCTGGGTGGAGGTCTTCGGCCGCGCCTGCGCCGCGTATTTCCTTGAAAAGGGCTACCGCCGCGCCGTGGTGGGCCACGACGCCCGCCTCTCCTCCCCCGTCTACCAGGAGCGCCTGGCCAAGGGAATGACCGACTCCGGCCTGGACGTCACGCTCCTGGGCATGGTCTCCACCCCCGTGTGCTACTTCGCCTGCAAGCACCTGGGCACGGACGCTGGGGTGATGATCACCGCCAGCCACAACCCGCCCCAGTTCAACGGTTTCAAGGTCATCGCCGGGCCGGCCACCATCCACGGCGTGGAGATCCAGGCCCTCTACCGCACCATGGCCGCCGGCAAGTTCCCCGAGGGCAAAGGCGTGGCCACCCGCCACGACATCGCCCCGGCCTACGTGGAGGCCCTCTCCAAAGGAACACGGTTCACCCGCCCCCTCAAGGTGGTGGTGGACGGCGGCAACGGCGCGGGCGGCCCCGTCACCGTGGACGTGCTGCGCGCGGCGGGCGCCCGGGTGATCCCCCTTTTCTGCGAGCCCGACGGTAACTTTCCCAACCACCACCCCGACCCAGTGGTGGAGGCCAACATGGAAACCCTCAAGGCCCGGGTGCTCGCCGAAGGCGCGGACTGCGGCATCGGCCTCGACGGCGACGGCGACCGCCTGGGCGTGGTGGACGAGACCGGACGCCTGCTCTACGGCGACCAGCTCCTGGCCATCTACGCCCGCGAAGTGCTCAAGGACCTCCCCGGGGCCACCGTGATCGGAGAGGTGAAGTGCTCCCACCTGGCCTACCGCGACATCGCCGCCCACGGGGGCGACGCCGTCATGGGGGCCACGGGGCATTCGCTCATCAAGGCCCGCATGCTGGAAACCGGAGCCAAGCTCGCCGGAGAGATGAGCGGCCACATGTTCTTCGCCGACCGCTATTACGGCTACGACGACGCCACCTACGCCGCCCTGCGCTTCCTGGAGGTGCTGGACCGCAACCCCGACGCCAAGGCCTCCGGCCTCCTGGCCGACTGGCCGCGCACCTGCAACACCCCGGAGATCCGCTTCGACTGCCCGGACGCCATCAAGTTCAAGGTGGTGGAGCGCGCCCAGGCCCACTTCAGGGCCCTCTACGACATGATCGACGTGGACGGAGCGCGCATCGTCTTCCCCGACGGCTGGGGCCTGGTGCGCGCCTCCAACACGCAGCCCGTGCTCGTGTTGCGCTTCGAGGCCGAGAGCGAGGAGCGCCTGGCCGAAATCCGCGCCCTCGTGGAAACGCCGCTCTCCGCCTGGATCGCGGAGATGAGCTGA
- the secF gene encoding protein translocase subunit SecF, translating to MGLELIKLNTNINFLGYRKYAYIFSALLVLAGLVSLVTKGGPRYGVDFAGGMTIQLKFAKAVTPDEIKKPLDGAGLHGLSVQRLGQDKDNTFLISASERGEPLEQVRSMVNQTLKASLGEGAYEVQRMEVVGPKVGADLRQGALNAIFWAVLLIAVYISGRFEQRWLAAAAMAGGLGLAMWGFNRMGFSTGALIGVAILVTLALCWALKLKFALGALMADLHDIFVTIGIFSIFDLEFDLTIVAALLTILGYSLNDTIIVYDRIRERLHADKDLPLEKLINSAVNQTLSRTMLTSLITLFTVTALYLFGGSVLRDFALAMIIGIATGTFSSIFVASAVLLDLGGGLDAFQSDEPQADVQGGKA from the coding sequence ATGGGTCTTGAGCTGATCAAGCTGAACACGAACATCAATTTCCTCGGCTACCGCAAGTACGCCTACATCTTTTCGGCGCTCCTGGTCCTGGCGGGCCTGGTGTCGCTGGTGACCAAGGGCGGCCCCCGCTACGGCGTGGACTTCGCGGGCGGCATGACCATACAGCTCAAGTTCGCCAAGGCCGTCACACCCGACGAGATCAAGAAGCCCCTGGACGGCGCGGGCCTGCACGGCCTTTCGGTGCAACGCCTGGGCCAGGACAAGGACAACACCTTCCTCATCAGCGCCTCGGAGCGCGGCGAGCCCCTGGAGCAGGTGCGCTCCATGGTGAACCAGACCCTCAAGGCCAGCCTGGGCGAAGGGGCCTACGAGGTGCAGCGCATGGAGGTGGTTGGCCCCAAGGTGGGCGCGGACCTGCGCCAGGGCGCGCTCAACGCCATCTTCTGGGCGGTGCTGCTCATCGCGGTGTACATCTCCGGGCGCTTCGAGCAGCGCTGGCTGGCCGCCGCCGCCATGGCGGGGGGGCTGGGCCTGGCCATGTGGGGCTTCAACAGGATGGGCTTCTCCACAGGGGCGCTCATCGGCGTGGCCATCCTGGTCACCCTGGCCCTGTGCTGGGCGCTCAAGCTCAAGTTCGCCCTGGGCGCGCTCATGGCCGACCTTCACGACATCTTCGTGACCATAGGCATCTTCTCCATCTTCGACCTGGAGTTCGACCTGACCATCGTGGCGGCGCTGCTCACCATCCTGGGCTACTCGCTCAACGACACCATCATCGTCTACGACCGCATCCGCGAACGCCTGCACGCCGACAAGGACCTCCCTCTGGAGAAGCTCATCAACAGCGCCGTGAACCAGACGCTCTCGCGCACCATGCTCACCTCCCTCATCACGCTCTTCACGGTCACGGCGCTCTACCTCTTCGGCGGCAGCGTGCTCAGGGACTTCGCCCTGGCCATGATCATCGGCATCGCCACGGGCACCTTCTCCTCCATCTTCGTGGCCAGCGCCGTCCTGCTCGATCTGGGCGGCGGGCTTGACGCCTTCCAGAGCGACGAGCCCCAGGCGGACGTCCAGGGCGGCAAGGCGTGA
- a CDS encoding efflux RND transporter periplasmic adaptor subunit, translating into MRKVIVWAVAVVLVVLGAVLWLRRGGGDREIKVLASAEARMGDVRKVLQATGIVKAQVGAIVRIGARATGAIQEMRVRVGDAVQAGQVIAVIDDRELKAQRDQAEAVLEKAQAEQLRVEEVYPRRIQEAEAQLKLAEAQHEYAKANSARQAQLLRQNLVSHDTQEAAQREELVTSNTVRARKATLDLTRTEFTRETVKAQKAVEEAQAALETVNTRISYTRIVSPISGVVSQVSTQQGETVVAGLQVANLITVLDPSRLEMWIYVDETDVGQVKPDMPVEFRVDAYPDQVFKGEVETIYPQPEIRDNIVYYQALVRLTPENAVRLRPEMTTQCQIVVRELKNVLVIPNSALKWVDNQQAVFLVENGKAVRVKPELGLAGLNETEVLSGIAAGQKVATQIVLPSQGKKPEPGQQAGARPGGGPPGGGGPGGGAPGGGGRPGGGGR; encoded by the coding sequence ATGCGCAAGGTGATCGTCTGGGCCGTCGCGGTCGTCCTCGTGGTCCTCGGGGCCGTGCTCTGGCTGCGCCGGGGCGGCGGAGACCGCGAGATCAAAGTGTTGGCCTCGGCCGAGGCCCGCATGGGCGACGTGCGCAAGGTGCTCCAGGCCACGGGCATCGTGAAGGCCCAGGTGGGGGCCATCGTGCGCATCGGCGCGCGCGCCACCGGGGCCATCCAGGAAATGCGCGTGCGCGTGGGCGACGCCGTGCAGGCCGGACAGGTGATCGCCGTCATCGACGACCGCGAGCTCAAGGCTCAGCGCGACCAGGCCGAGGCCGTGCTGGAAAAGGCCCAGGCCGAACAGCTGCGCGTGGAGGAGGTCTACCCCCGCCGCATCCAGGAGGCCGAGGCCCAGCTCAAGCTGGCCGAGGCCCAGCACGAATACGCCAAGGCCAACAGCGCCCGCCAGGCCCAGCTGCTGCGCCAGAACCTTGTTTCCCACGACACCCAGGAGGCCGCCCAGCGCGAGGAACTTGTCACCTCCAACACCGTGCGCGCCCGCAAGGCCACCCTGGACCTCACCCGCACCGAGTTCACCCGCGAAACGGTGAAGGCCCAGAAGGCCGTGGAGGAGGCCCAGGCCGCCCTGGAGACCGTGAACACCCGCATCTCCTACACGCGCATCGTCTCGCCCATCAGCGGGGTTGTCAGCCAGGTGAGCACCCAGCAGGGCGAGACCGTGGTGGCAGGCCTCCAGGTGGCCAACCTGATCACCGTGCTGGACCCCTCGCGCCTGGAAATGTGGATCTACGTGGACGAGACCGACGTGGGCCAGGTGAAGCCAGACATGCCCGTGGAATTCCGCGTGGACGCCTACCCCGACCAGGTGTTCAAGGGCGAGGTGGAGACCATCTACCCCCAGCCGGAAATCCGCGACAACATCGTCTACTACCAGGCCCTCGTGCGCCTGACGCCAGAAAACGCCGTGCGCCTGCGCCCGGAGATGACCACCCAGTGCCAGATCGTGGTGCGCGAGCTCAAGAACGTGCTGGTGATCCCCAACTCGGCCCTCAAGTGGGTGGACAACCAGCAGGCCGTGTTCCTGGTGGAGAACGGCAAGGCCGTGCGCGTGAAGCCCGAACTGGGCCTTGCGGGCCTGAACGAGACCGAGGTTCTCTCCGGGATCGCCGCGGGCCAGAAGGTGGCCACCCAGATCGTGCTGCCGAGCCAGGGCAAGAAGCCCGAACCGGGCCAGCAGGCCGGGGCGCGCCCGGGCGGCGGGCCCCCGGGCGGAGGCGGACCGGGCGGAGGAGCCCCGGGCGGAGGCGGCAGGCCCGGCGGCGGCGGGCGCTAG
- the hflK gene encoding FtsH protease activity modulator HflK encodes MNWDWEKLQDKRQRQFGNGPDFKNIGDEFKRITDFNFNIPGGPKLVAIAVVLLWIASGIYIVEPDEVGVVQRFGAYDRSTGPGPHYHIPFPVESVQTPKVSQIQKVEVGFRSVGVKEGGGSQYKAVPEEALMLTGDDNIVDVQFIVQFQIGDPVEWLFRIQRPYETVKASAEAAMREVVGNKTIDTALTTGKLEIQNTAKELLQSILDRYNSGVTVVAVQLQDVHAPKDVMDAFKDVASAMEDKNRVINEAESYSNDILPKARGQAAAVLNDAQAYRESVVRKAKGEAARFASILAEYDKAKDITKERMLIEAMEEIFSNPELEKVILSDEALRQSVPYLPLDRQGKPAAGRKGGN; translated from the coding sequence ATGAATTGGGACTGGGAAAAGCTCCAGGACAAACGGCAGCGGCAGTTCGGCAACGGGCCGGATTTCAAGAACATCGGGGACGAGTTCAAGCGAATCACGGATTTCAACTTCAACATCCCCGGCGGTCCCAAGCTGGTGGCGATCGCCGTCGTCCTGTTGTGGATCGCCTCGGGCATCTACATCGTGGAGCCCGACGAGGTGGGCGTGGTCCAGCGTTTCGGCGCCTATGACCGCTCCACGGGCCCGGGACCTCACTACCACATCCCCTTCCCGGTGGAAAGCGTGCAGACCCCCAAGGTCTCGCAAATCCAGAAGGTGGAGGTGGGCTTCCGCAGCGTGGGCGTCAAGGAGGGCGGCGGCTCCCAGTACAAGGCCGTGCCCGAGGAAGCCCTGATGCTCACGGGCGACGACAACATCGTGGACGTGCAGTTCATCGTGCAGTTCCAGATCGGCGACCCGGTGGAATGGCTCTTCCGCATCCAGCGCCCCTACGAGACCGTGAAGGCCTCCGCGGAGGCCGCCATGCGCGAGGTGGTGGGCAACAAGACCATCGACACCGCCCTGACCACCGGCAAGCTTGAAATACAGAACACCGCCAAGGAACTGCTCCAGTCCATCCTGGACCGCTACAACTCCGGCGTCACCGTGGTGGCCGTGCAGCTCCAGGACGTGCACGCCCCCAAGGACGTCATGGACGCCTTCAAGGACGTGGCCAGCGCCATGGAGGACAAGAACCGCGTGATCAACGAGGCCGAATCCTACTCCAACGACATCCTGCCCAAGGCCAGGGGCCAGGCGGCGGCCGTGCTCAACGACGCCCAGGCCTACAGGGAGTCAGTGGTGCGCAAGGCCAAGGGCGAGGCCGCGCGCTTCGCCTCCATCCTGGCGGAATACGACAAGGCCAAGGACATCACCAAGGAGCGCATGCTCATCGAGGCCATGGAGGAGATCTTCTCCAATCCCGAGCTGGAAAAGGTGATCCTCTCCGACGAGGCCCTGCGCCAGTCGGTACCCTACCTGCCCCTGGACCGCCAGGGCAAGCCGGCCGCCGGCCGCAAGGGAGGCAACTAG
- a CDS encoding ABC transporter ATP-binding protein — protein sequence MEDAPLIRLEQATKTYHLGDVETHVLRGVDLDIGSGEFVALQGPSGSGKSTLLHIIGLLDRPSSGRYLLRGQDVSQLDDDALSGLRNRLIGFVFQSFYLIPYASALDNVLLPGLYGDRPGHELRERAAHLLEQVGLGDRMRHKPSQLSGGQQQRVALARSLLNDPDLILADEPTGQLDSATSAEIMALLAQVNAQGKTIVVVTHDEETASHAKRRVLVLDGRIE from the coding sequence ATGGAAGACGCCCCTCTCATCCGCCTGGAGCAGGCCACCAAGACCTACCACCTGGGCGACGTGGAGACCCACGTCCTGCGCGGCGTGGACCTGGACATCGGCTCGGGCGAGTTTGTGGCCCTGCAGGGTCCATCGGGGTCGGGCAAGTCCACGCTTTTGCACATCATCGGCCTGCTGGACCGGCCCAGCTCCGGGCGCTATCTCCTGCGCGGGCAGGACGTCTCCCAGCTGGACGACGACGCCCTCTCGGGCCTGCGCAACCGGCTCATCGGCTTCGTGTTCCAGAGCTTCTACCTGATCCCCTACGCCTCGGCCCTGGACAACGTGCTCCTGCCCGGGCTCTACGGCGACAGGCCCGGCCACGAACTCCGGGAGCGCGCCGCGCACCTCCTGGAGCAGGTGGGCCTGGGCGACCGCATGCGCCACAAGCCCTCCCAGCTCTCCGGCGGCCAGCAGCAGCGCGTGGCCCTGGCCCGCAGCCTGCTCAACGACCCGGACCTCATCCTTGCCGACGAACCCACCGGCCAGCTCGACTCCGCCACCTCGGCAGAGATCATGGCCCTTCTGGCCCAGGTGAACGCCCAGGGCAAGACCATCGTCGTGGTCACCCACGACGAGGAGACCGCCAGCCATGCCAAGCGCCGCGTCCTGGTTCTCGACGGCCGCATCGAGTGA